From Gammaproteobacteria bacterium, one genomic window encodes:
- a CDS encoding N-acetylmuramoyl-L-alanine amidase yields the protein MKQFSPWCWLWLVLFPGYGMAAANITGLHLQEAEGYNALVIDLDGPVGINLFTLDGPDRVVVDLPGAHLRNSRQMQALKGGLLRGARAAAQGDGRLRIVLDVTRPIWPRSYFTGDDKKRSLVVELRDSSGKSKPTAALVSTQPSVVTPPKAESQPVPVASSDHPQPLVSTQPPAQLTVVAPQSSRLAGKLSSNTGFRPEPVAPARPTPPEVATVVHGALVSRPANPVSSPSVLPPIVVGEEEPSRNSGSLKGRGKFAGISPPSSSASPLAERHASDAVLMSLPSALQTTSPPSSRSRASTPWGDRSSALLSPSPAVKPRDIVVAVDAGHGGKDPGATGPGGTEEKNVTLAIARRVAELLRRERGMRPILTRSSDSFVPLRERIQKAHTFKADLFVSIHADAANDSSVTGASIYILSERGASSEAARMLAEQENSVDLVGGVHLEGRDNNLARTLLDMSQSATRDASLAVASRLLTSMEQIGTLSRTAVERAGFLVLKSPDIPSVLVETAYLSNPDEEEKLADPDYQQTIAQAIMKGVRAYFLRSPPSGTLLAQQAQAMQVGSMELVRR from the coding sequence ATGAAACAGTTTTCTCCGTGGTGCTGGTTGTGGTTGGTATTGTTCCCAGGTTATGGGATGGCTGCTGCCAATATCACTGGGTTACACCTCCAGGAGGCGGAGGGGTACAACGCCCTGGTGATTGATCTAGATGGACCCGTTGGGATCAATCTGTTTACCTTGGACGGTCCCGACCGAGTGGTGGTGGATCTTCCGGGGGCGCATCTTCGTAACTCGCGCCAGATGCAGGCCCTTAAGGGCGGATTGTTGCGTGGAGCGCGTGCTGCTGCCCAGGGAGATGGCCGGTTACGCATTGTTTTAGATGTAACGCGGCCGATCTGGCCACGCAGTTACTTTACGGGGGATGATAAGAAGAGGTCCCTGGTGGTGGAGCTACGTGATTCCAGTGGGAAATCCAAGCCAACCGCCGCGTTGGTATCGACCCAGCCTTCGGTAGTGACCCCTCCCAAGGCTGAGTCCCAACCAGTACCCGTTGCATCGTCCGATCACCCTCAACCGTTAGTCTCGACCCAACCCCCAGCGCAGCTCACGGTTGTAGCGCCGCAGTCGAGCCGTCTGGCGGGGAAACTCTCGTCCAATACTGGTTTTAGACCTGAACCGGTCGCTCCTGCACGTCCGACGCCTCCCGAAGTAGCTACTGTGGTTCATGGTGCGTTGGTCTCACGGCCAGCGAATCCAGTGTCTTCACCATCTGTCCTGCCGCCGATCGTGGTCGGAGAAGAAGAGCCTTCTCGCAATTCTGGTTCGTTGAAGGGACGGGGGAAGTTTGCAGGAATCTCCCCTCCGTCATCCTCGGCGTCCCCCCTTGCCGAGCGGCATGCCTCCGACGCGGTTCTGATGTCTTTACCGTCGGCGCTTCAGACCACCTCCCCACCATCTTCGCGCTCACGGGCTTCTACGCCGTGGGGCGATCGGTCTTCTGCCCTGCTTAGTCCATCGCCAGCAGTTAAACCCCGAGACATTGTGGTGGCGGTAGATGCTGGTCATGGTGGGAAGGACCCCGGGGCGACCGGGCCGGGCGGGACCGAAGAAAAAAACGTGACCTTGGCTATTGCGCGACGTGTGGCAGAACTTTTGCGTCGGGAGCGTGGTATGCGACCGATACTGACTCGGAGCAGCGATTCCTTCGTACCCCTGCGGGAGCGCATCCAAAAGGCCCATACCTTCAAGGCCGACCTGTTTGTCTCCATCCACGCCGATGCCGCCAACGATTCCTCGGTTACCGGTGCCTCTATCTACATTCTGTCTGAGCGGGGGGCTAGTTCCGAGGCGGCGCGCATGTTGGCGGAACAGGAAAACTCCGTGGACCTGGTGGGCGGGGTCCATCTGGAGGGGCGCGACAACAACCTTGCCCGAACCTTGCTTGATATGTCTCAGAGTGCCACTCGGGACGCCAGCCTAGCTGTGGCCAGCCGTCTGCTTACCTCCATGGAGCAGATCGGGACACTGAGTCGTACTGCGGTAGAGCGGGCGGGCTTTTTGGTCCTCAAATCGCCGGATATTCCCTCGGTGTTAGTAGAAACCGCCTATCTCTCTAACCCCGATGAGGAAGAAAAGCTAGCGGATCCAGACTATCAACAAACCATTGCCCAGGCGATCATGAAAGGAGTTCGTGCCTATTTCCTCCGCAGTCCGCCCTCTGGCACGCTATTGGCCCAGCAGGCTCAGGCCATGCAGGTTGGCTCTATGGAGTTGGTGCGGCGCTAG